A single region of the Streptomyces sp. NBC_01381 genome encodes:
- a CDS encoding LmbU family transcriptional regulator, which yields MAPRRTALTLSPGLPLAQWRHIGRQIFVVSDSSAWWLGDWLIYGRKEYPDRYRKAVADTGLDYQTLRNYAWVAGKYEPARRHAQLSFQHHAEVAGCPAEEREVWLTRAEQGGWSRNELRRRTRTRRDSGGGSLAPQVQLDLPSDHRVRWERAAAAAGLDLLEWIVRMLDEAADDPGESAALLDASLEI from the coding sequence ATGGCGCCCCGGCGCACCGCGCTGACGCTGTCCCCCGGTCTTCCGCTGGCGCAGTGGCGCCATATCGGCCGGCAGATATTCGTGGTATCGGATTCGTCGGCATGGTGGCTGGGCGACTGGCTGATCTACGGCAGGAAAGAGTATCCCGACCGCTACCGCAAGGCGGTGGCCGACACCGGCCTCGACTACCAGACCCTGCGCAACTATGCCTGGGTCGCCGGTAAGTACGAGCCTGCCCGGCGGCATGCGCAGCTCAGTTTCCAGCACCATGCCGAGGTGGCCGGATGTCCTGCGGAGGAGCGGGAGGTCTGGCTGACCCGGGCCGAGCAGGGCGGCTGGTCGCGGAATGAGTTGCGCCGCCGGACCCGGACTCGGCGTGATTCCGGCGGAGGGTCACTTGCCCCGCAGGTGCAGCTCGATCTGCCGTCCGATCACCGGGTCCGCTGGGAAAGGGCTGCCGCGGCGGCAGGGCTCGACCTGCTGGAGTGGATTGTCCGCATGCTGGACGAGGCGGCCGACGATCCCGGGGAATCTGCGGCCCTGCTCGATGCCTCTCTCGAAATCTGA
- a CDS encoding ParB N-terminal domain-containing protein, whose amino-acid sequence MQSGQPQFEQEMVVEAEISSLSVAASPRSAGADQDHIQALMEVRVPLPPVLVHRPTMRVIDGVHRLRAAQLRGDEKIPVTYFDGSESDAFVLAVESNVAHGLPLSMADRKQAAGRIIKTHPHWSDRMIATTAGLSPGVVSEIRRRAAGGNLIEGSRIGQDGRVRPVNIAAGRALAGKLIQENPGLSLRQIAREARISPETARDVRNRLHRGEDPLPKPRVRARPRPEAVVPATPAERARTEPPAVTSDGEAIRRSRIAERVAAVDRLKSDPALRFSETGRTLLRLFNLLTLAGAEWQAIIDSVPPHCKGTVTSLARECAGVWEEIAARMDYEVTA is encoded by the coding sequence ATGCAGTCTGGCCAGCCTCAGTTCGAACAAGAGATGGTAGTCGAAGCCGAGATCAGCTCATTGTCCGTCGCCGCATCGCCGCGTAGTGCGGGTGCTGATCAGGACCATATACAGGCCTTGATGGAAGTGCGGGTTCCGCTTCCTCCGGTGCTGGTGCACCGGCCGACCATGCGGGTGATCGACGGGGTGCACCGTTTACGGGCGGCGCAGCTTCGCGGTGATGAAAAGATCCCCGTAACGTACTTCGACGGAAGCGAATCCGACGCCTTCGTGCTCGCGGTGGAGTCGAACGTCGCGCATGGCCTGCCGCTGTCGATGGCGGACCGGAAGCAGGCGGCGGGCCGGATCATCAAGACGCACCCGCATTGGTCGGACCGGATGATCGCCACGACCGCGGGTCTGTCGCCCGGCGTCGTGTCCGAGATCCGCCGGCGGGCGGCCGGGGGCAACCTCATCGAGGGCAGCAGAATCGGCCAGGACGGGCGGGTCCGGCCGGTCAACATCGCTGCCGGGCGCGCGCTGGCCGGCAAGCTCATCCAGGAGAATCCCGGGCTGTCGTTGCGGCAGATCGCGCGTGAGGCCCGGATATCGCCGGAGACCGCCAGGGACGTCAGAAACCGGCTGCACCGCGGCGAGGACCCGCTGCCGAAGCCGCGCGTGCGGGCGCGTCCACGGCCCGAGGCCGTGGTCCCGGCAACGCCCGCCGAGCGGGCGAGGACCGAGCCGCCCGCGGTGACGAGTGATGGCGAGGCGATCAGAAGGTCGCGGATCGCGGAGCGGGTGGCGGCCGTGGACCGGCTGAAATCCGACCCCGCCCTGCGGTTCAGCGAAACTGGACGTACGTTGCTGCGGCTATTCAATCTCCTCACCCTCGCCGGTGCGGAGTGGCAGGCGATTATCGACAGCGTGCCCCCGCACTGCAAGGGGACGGTGACCAGCCTCGCCCGCGAGTGCGCGGGCGTCTGGGAGGAGATCGCCGCGCGCATGGATTATGAGGTTACGGCGTAG
- a CDS encoding PLP-dependent aminotransferase family protein translates to MITRQLAPADLLRQDLHDSLADPVLDTMNFLNEITFRYPDAISFAPGRPYDGFFDTEQVFTYIRGYLDHLAAQGSSPQEIRTALYQYGPTAGTIREIIADSLRADEDIDVPAESLVVTVGAQEAMLLVLRALMAGPDDVLLVSSPCYVGITGAARLLDIAVCPVEEREDGLHPDDVEAAIEEQLARGRRPRALYVLPDHANPAGTTMSEPARRALLRLAGRHGLLIVEDSPYRMVSPGPRLPTLKSLDIGRSVVHLGSFSKTVFPGARVGFAVADQRVDDGAGGTVLLAAELAKIKSMVTVNTPSLSQAAVAGALLAADGRLSELNAKAADYYGDAMGAMLRHLGEALPADRRAALGVRWNEPAGGFFLSMRVPFAADEAALTRSAREFGVIWTPMRNFHPHGGGRHGIRLSISYLTPAEMKEGTARLARFIAAENSGREGGGT, encoded by the coding sequence ATGATAACGCGGCAGCTTGCGCCGGCGGATTTACTCAGGCAGGACCTGCACGACTCCCTCGCCGACCCGGTGCTGGACACGATGAACTTCCTCAACGAGATCACCTTCCGCTATCCGGATGCGATCTCCTTTGCCCCCGGCCGCCCGTACGACGGCTTCTTCGACACCGAGCAGGTCTTCACCTACATCCGCGGCTACCTCGACCACCTTGCCGCGCAGGGGAGTTCGCCGCAGGAGATCAGGACCGCCCTCTATCAGTACGGCCCGACCGCGGGCACCATCCGCGAGATCATCGCCGATTCGCTGCGGGCCGACGAGGACATCGACGTCCCGGCCGAGTCGCTGGTGGTCACCGTCGGCGCACAGGAGGCGATGCTCCTGGTGCTGCGGGCGCTGATGGCCGGCCCCGACGACGTGCTGCTGGTCTCCAGCCCCTGTTACGTGGGGATCACCGGCGCGGCCCGGCTGCTGGACATCGCCGTCTGCCCGGTCGAGGAACGCGAGGACGGGCTGCACCCCGACGACGTCGAGGCGGCGATCGAGGAGCAGTTGGCCCGCGGCCGCCGCCCGCGCGCCCTCTACGTGCTGCCCGACCACGCCAACCCGGCGGGCACCACCATGAGCGAGCCGGCCCGCCGGGCTCTCCTTCGCCTGGCCGGGCGGCACGGCCTCCTGATCGTGGAGGACAGCCCGTATCGGATGGTGAGCCCCGGCCCGCGGCTGCCGACGCTGAAGTCCCTCGACATCGGCCGCTCGGTGGTGCACCTGGGTTCCTTCTCCAAGACGGTCTTCCCCGGGGCTCGCGTCGGCTTCGCCGTCGCCGACCAGCGGGTCGACGACGGCGCCGGCGGTACGGTCTTGCTCGCAGCCGAACTCGCCAAGATCAAGAGCATGGTGACGGTGAACACCCCGTCGCTCAGCCAGGCCGCCGTGGCCGGCGCGCTGCTCGCCGCCGACGGCCGGCTCTCGGAGCTGAACGCCAAAGCTGCCGACTACTACGGCGACGCCATGGGAGCCATGCTCCGGCATCTCGGCGAGGCCCTGCCCGCCGACCGCCGTGCGGCGCTCGGAGTGCGGTGGAACGAACCGGCCGGCGGGTTCTTCCTCAGCATGCGGGTCCCCTTCGCGGCGGACGAGGCCGCTCTGACCCGCTCCGCGCGCGAATTCGGAGTCATCTGGACGCCGATGCGGAACTTTCATCCTCACGGCGGCGGCCGGCACGGCATCCGCCTGTCCATCAGCTATCTGACGCCCGCGGAAATGAAAGAAGGCACCGCGCGGCTCGCCCGCTTCATAGCGGCGGAGAACTCCGGAAGGGAAGGGGGAGGTACGTGA
- the dpgA gene encoding 3,5-dihydroxyphenylacetyl-CoA synthase DpgA has protein sequence MPQPGLTARREFLHPRIVGVGTAVSPTSYSQQEVLDAFAITDPRVRSVFLNSAIERRHLTLPAVDATGARIAEPQGDLLAKHKQLAIEMGADALRACLKRAGADLADLRHLCCVTSTGFLTPGLSALLIRELGIDRHCSRSDIVGMGCNAGLNALGVVTGWAAAHPGELAVVLCTEACSAAYAMDSTMRTAVVNSLFGDGAGAVALLAGERTGEQAGAAGAEEGPRLLKFASCIIPEAIGAMRYDWDRDLARFSFFLDPQIPYVVGAHAEIVVDRLLAGTGLRRSDITHWLVHSGGKKVIDAVGVNLGLTRYDVRHTTSVLRDYGNVSSGSFLFSYERLLDEGVTKPGEYGVLMTMGPGSTLETALVQW, from the coding sequence GTGCCTCAGCCCGGCCTGACCGCGAGGCGGGAGTTCCTGCACCCGCGGATCGTCGGCGTCGGTACGGCGGTGTCGCCCACCTCGTACAGCCAGCAGGAGGTGCTCGACGCCTTCGCAATAACCGACCCCCGGGTCCGTTCCGTCTTCCTCAACAGCGCCATCGAGCGCCGCCACCTCACGCTCCCCGCCGTGGACGCCACCGGGGCCCGGATCGCGGAGCCGCAGGGCGACCTGCTCGCCAAGCACAAGCAACTGGCCATCGAGATGGGCGCGGACGCGCTGCGCGCCTGCCTGAAGCGGGCCGGCGCCGACCTGGCCGACCTGCGCCACCTGTGCTGCGTGACCTCCACCGGCTTCCTCACCCCCGGGCTCAGCGCGCTGCTCATCCGGGAGCTGGGCATCGACCGGCACTGCAGCCGTTCCGACATCGTCGGCATGGGCTGCAACGCCGGGCTCAACGCCCTGGGCGTCGTCACCGGCTGGGCCGCGGCCCACCCCGGCGAACTCGCCGTCGTGCTGTGCACGGAGGCCTGCTCGGCGGCGTACGCGATGGACTCGACGATGCGCACGGCCGTCGTGAACAGCCTGTTCGGCGACGGCGCCGGCGCGGTCGCGCTGCTCGCGGGCGAACGGACCGGCGAACAGGCGGGCGCGGCAGGAGCCGAGGAGGGTCCGCGGCTGCTGAAGTTCGCCAGCTGCATCATCCCCGAGGCCATCGGGGCCATGCGCTATGACTGGGACCGGGACCTCGCCCGTTTCAGCTTCTTCCTCGACCCGCAGATCCCGTACGTGGTCGGCGCCCACGCCGAGATCGTCGTGGACCGGCTGCTGGCCGGAACGGGCCTGCGGCGCAGCGACATCACCCACTGGCTGGTGCACTCGGGCGGCAAGAAGGTGATCGACGCGGTCGGCGTGAACCTCGGCCTGACCAGGTACGACGTGCGGCACACCACCAGCGTGCTGCGCGACTACGGAAACGTGTCCAGCGGCTCCTTCCTCTTCTCCTACGAACGGCTGCTGGACGAAGGCGTCACCAAACCAGGGGAGTACGGCGTGCTGATGACCATGGGGCCAGGCTCCACCCTCGAGACAGCACTGGTCCAGTGGTGA
- the dpgB gene encoding enoyl-CoA-hydratase DpgB yields MKEALTLTVDGTEPMSAAAVSAVQEVCDRAEAQGGSGILTVHVSGAPSGDWTSGLDVMLVSKWERALRRLERLPVATVAVAGGDCGGTALDVFLAADVRAATNGTRLLIPRDATATWPGMAGYRLVALVGTARIRRAVLFGLPIEAPEALRLGIVDEIVDEPAAAAAAVAGLASGLVGKELAIRRQLLFDAATTSFEDALGPHLAACDRALRGTARQEAS; encoded by the coding sequence GTGAAAGAGGCGTTGACGCTGACCGTGGACGGCACCGAGCCGATGTCGGCCGCCGCCGTCTCGGCCGTGCAGGAGGTCTGCGACCGGGCCGAGGCACAGGGCGGCTCCGGCATCCTCACCGTCCACGTCTCCGGCGCCCCCAGCGGCGACTGGACCAGCGGACTCGACGTGATGCTGGTCAGCAAGTGGGAGCGGGCGCTGCGCCGGCTGGAACGGCTCCCCGTCGCCACGGTTGCGGTCGCCGGCGGCGACTGTGGAGGGACGGCGCTCGACGTGTTCCTGGCTGCGGACGTCCGCGCGGCGACGAATGGCACCCGGCTGCTGATCCCCCGGGACGCCACCGCCACCTGGCCCGGCATGGCGGGCTACCGGCTCGTCGCGCTGGTCGGCACGGCGAGGATCCGCCGCGCCGTGCTCTTCGGCCTGCCGATCGAGGCTCCCGAGGCGCTGCGTCTTGGCATCGTCGACGAGATCGTCGACGAGCCCGCCGCCGCCGCGGCGGCCGTCGCCGGACTTGCCAGCGGGCTGGTCGGCAAGGAGCTGGCGATCCGGCGGCAGTTGCTCTTCGACGCCGCGACGACGAGCTTCGAGGACGCGCTCGGCCCGCATCTGGCCGCCTGCGACCGGGCGCTGCGCGGCACGGCCCGGCAGGAGGCGTCGTGA
- the dpgC gene encoding (3,5-dihydroxyphenyl)acetyl-CoA 1,2-dioxygenase DpgC yields MTAPDQPDRDVWPSLREAAARVEDLIAALPDPGARTHPQRAELAAAKDAARALRVHYLDTHADAVFERLADGLRIDELVAAAADAYPGLVPTEKQLAADRGRRQADKEGWEIDQGIFLRAVLRSPLAGPRVLDAMLRPTPRALRLLPEFRRTGVLRTRSVLLERRDGAAYLTMCRDDCLNAEDGEQVDDMETAVDLALLDEEVRVGVLRGGEMSHPRYRGKRVFSAGINLKSLHAGGISLTGFLLRRELGYLRKLVTGLLTDHAGAWHSRTVEKPWIAAVDTFAIGGGMQLLLACDQVLAASDAYLTLPAAREGIVPGAANFRLGRHTGPRISRQVILSGRRIWATEPDARLLIDEVVEPGELDAAVARGVAQMQSPAVVANRRMLNAVEEPPEEFRRYMAEFALQQALRLYGEDVIDKVGGFAGRAG; encoded by the coding sequence GTGACGGCACCCGACCAGCCGGACAGGGACGTCTGGCCGAGCCTGCGGGAGGCGGCGGCCCGCGTGGAGGACCTGATCGCGGCGCTCCCCGACCCCGGTGCGCGCACGCACCCGCAGCGCGCGGAGCTCGCCGCCGCCAAGGACGCGGCCCGCGCGCTGCGGGTGCACTACCTCGACACACACGCCGACGCCGTATTCGAGCGGCTCGCCGACGGGCTGCGCATCGACGAGCTGGTGGCAGCCGCCGCGGACGCCTACCCCGGCCTGGTGCCGACGGAGAAGCAGCTCGCCGCCGACCGCGGCCGCCGCCAGGCGGACAAGGAGGGCTGGGAGATAGACCAGGGCATCTTCCTGCGGGCGGTGCTGCGCTCCCCGCTGGCGGGCCCGCGGGTGCTGGACGCGATGCTGCGGCCGACGCCGCGCGCCCTGCGGCTGCTGCCGGAGTTCCGCCGCACCGGGGTGCTGCGCACCCGCTCGGTCCTGCTGGAACGGCGGGACGGCGCCGCGTACCTGACGATGTGCAGGGACGACTGCCTGAACGCCGAGGACGGTGAGCAGGTCGACGACATGGAGACCGCCGTGGACCTCGCGCTCCTTGACGAGGAGGTGCGCGTCGGCGTGCTGCGGGGCGGGGAGATGAGCCATCCCCGCTACCGCGGCAAGCGGGTGTTCAGCGCCGGCATCAACCTCAAGAGCCTGCATGCCGGCGGCATCTCGCTGACCGGCTTCCTGCTCCGCCGCGAACTCGGCTACCTCCGCAAGCTGGTCACCGGCCTGCTCACCGACCACGCCGGGGCCTGGCATTCCCGTACGGTCGAAAAGCCCTGGATCGCGGCCGTCGACACCTTCGCCATCGGTGGCGGCATGCAGCTGCTGCTCGCCTGCGACCAGGTGCTCGCCGCGTCGGACGCCTATCTCACTCTGCCGGCCGCCCGCGAGGGCATCGTGCCGGGAGCCGCCAACTTCCGCCTCGGCCGGCACACCGGTCCGCGGATCTCCCGCCAGGTCATCCTGTCGGGGCGGCGGATCTGGGCGACCGAACCGGACGCCCGGCTGCTGATCGATGAGGTCGTGGAGCCCGGCGAGCTCGACGCCGCCGTGGCTCGCGGCGTGGCGCAGATGCAGAGCCCGGCGGTCGTCGCGAACCGCAGAATGCTGAACGCCGTCGAGGAGCCGCCGGAGGAATTCCGCCGGTACATGGCCGAATTCGCGCTGCAGCAGGCGCTGCGCCTGTACGGCGAGGACGTCATCGACAAGGTCGGCGGGTTCGCGGGGCGCGCCGGATGA
- the dpgD gene encoding enoyl-CoA-hydratase DpgD has protein sequence MNDAGPRVRCVTRDHVAYVTLDRPDVLNAMDLRMHEELGAVWDYVEADDEVRVAVLTGAGDRAFSVGQDLKERARLGAQGAPPTTFGSRGQSGWPRLTDRFTLSKPVLARVQGYALGGGFELALACDLIIASERAVFGLPEARLGLIPGAGGAFRLIRQLPQKVALGHLLTGRSLDAAEALRYGLVNEVVPPDRLDDCVAQWTRDLVCSAPLSVRAIKQAALASVDMPLPDAFTATYSWEERRRRSGDVAEGVKAFTEKRDPVWTGK, from the coding sequence ATGAACGACGCCGGCCCCCGGGTGCGGTGCGTCACGCGCGACCACGTCGCCTACGTCACGCTCGACCGCCCGGACGTGCTCAACGCGATGGACCTGCGCATGCACGAGGAGCTCGGCGCGGTCTGGGACTACGTCGAGGCCGACGACGAGGTACGCGTCGCCGTACTCACCGGGGCCGGCGACCGCGCCTTCAGCGTCGGACAGGACCTCAAGGAGCGCGCCCGGCTGGGCGCCCAGGGCGCGCCGCCGACCACCTTCGGCAGCCGCGGCCAGAGCGGCTGGCCGCGGCTCACCGACCGCTTCACGCTGTCCAAGCCGGTGCTCGCGCGGGTCCAGGGCTACGCCCTCGGCGGCGGGTTCGAACTCGCTCTGGCCTGCGACCTGATCATCGCCTCCGAGCGGGCCGTGTTCGGCCTGCCCGAGGCGCGGCTCGGCCTGATCCCCGGGGCGGGCGGCGCGTTCCGGCTGATCCGGCAGCTGCCGCAGAAGGTCGCGCTCGGACACCTGCTGACCGGCCGCAGCCTCGACGCCGCCGAGGCCCTGCGGTACGGCCTGGTCAACGAGGTCGTACCGCCTGACCGGCTGGACGACTGCGTCGCCCAGTGGACGCGGGACCTGGTGTGTAGTGCCCCGCTCTCGGTACGGGCGATCAAGCAGGCCGCCCTGGCGTCGGTCGACATGCCGCTCCCGGACGCGTTCACCGCCACCTACAGCTGGGAGGAGCGCCGCAGACGCAGTGGGGATGTGGCGGAAGGGGTCAAGGCCTTCACGGAGAAGCGCGATCCCGTCTGGACCGGTAAGTGA
- a CDS encoding alpha/beta fold hydrolase, giving the protein MPVVPVNGIRLSYDDYGSGEPVVMVTGTGAPGRIWRTHQVPALKAAGYRVVTVDNRGIPPTEAGPQSYTLDDMAADVAGLIEHLGAGPCRVVGFSLGGIIVAELLLARPELVRQAVLIASCGRADALIAAMAAADLALADSGALPPAYAAYAQAIQNLSPETLNDEERLQDWLAVFELSGAAPGSVRAQLGLQLIGNRLPAYRRIGVPCHVIGFADDLVARPHLVREVAAAIPGAGYTEISGCGHFGCLEKPDAVNEAMTGFFTPG; this is encoded by the coding sequence ATGCCGGTGGTGCCTGTCAACGGGATCAGGCTGAGCTACGACGACTACGGTTCCGGAGAGCCGGTGGTGATGGTCACCGGAACCGGCGCGCCCGGGCGGATTTGGCGCACCCACCAGGTCCCGGCTCTGAAGGCGGCCGGCTACCGGGTCGTCACCGTCGACAACCGGGGCATCCCGCCGACCGAAGCCGGACCGCAGTCATACACCCTCGACGACATGGCGGCTGACGTCGCCGGACTCATCGAGCACCTGGGCGCGGGCCCGTGCCGGGTCGTCGGCTTCTCCCTGGGCGGCATCATCGTCGCCGAACTGCTGCTGGCCCGCCCCGAGCTCGTCCGGCAGGCCGTGCTGATCGCCTCCTGCGGCCGGGCGGACGCGCTGATCGCAGCCATGGCGGCCGCCGACCTGGCACTGGCCGACAGCGGCGCCCTGCCGCCGGCGTACGCGGCCTATGCGCAGGCGATCCAGAACCTGTCGCCGGAAACCCTCAATGACGAGGAGCGCCTGCAGGACTGGCTGGCCGTCTTCGAGCTGTCCGGGGCCGCCCCCGGGTCGGTCCGCGCCCAGTTGGGCCTGCAGCTGATCGGCAACCGGCTGCCCGCCTACCGCCGGATCGGCGTGCCCTGCCACGTCATCGGCTTCGCCGACGACCTCGTCGCCCGCCCGCACCTGGTCCGTGAGGTCGCGGCGGCGATCCCCGGCGCCGGTTACACCGAAATCTCCGGCTGCGGCCACTTCGGCTGCCTGGAAAAGCCCGACGCGGTGAACGAGGCGATGACCGGATTCTTCACGCCCGGCTGA
- a CDS encoding response regulator transcription factor: MRVLVVEDHAVLAESVARVLRREGMAVDVVHDGERALESTSVVDYDVVVLDRDLPGIHGDDVCGTLAEQPQQPRVLMLTASGTMAERVEGLNLGADDYLPKPFAYPELIARIRAISRRPQQALAPILDHGDLRLDPGKRLATRGGERLPLNPKELAVLEYLMTAEGRVVPTEELLERVWDDATDPFTNTVKTTINRLRAKLGSPPVIETVPRGGYRI, translated from the coding sequence ATGAGAGTGCTGGTGGTTGAGGATCATGCCGTGCTGGCGGAATCGGTGGCGCGGGTATTACGCCGCGAAGGAATGGCCGTCGATGTCGTACACGACGGTGAACGCGCCCTGGAGAGCACCTCCGTCGTCGACTACGACGTCGTCGTGCTCGACCGGGACCTCCCCGGAATCCACGGCGACGACGTCTGCGGCACGCTGGCCGAACAGCCGCAGCAGCCCCGTGTGCTGATGCTCACCGCCTCCGGCACGATGGCCGAGCGGGTGGAAGGGCTGAATCTGGGCGCGGACGACTATCTGCCCAAGCCCTTCGCCTATCCGGAGCTCATCGCCCGGATCCGCGCCATCTCCCGGCGCCCGCAGCAGGCGCTCGCGCCCATCCTCGACCACGGCGACCTGCGGCTCGACCCAGGCAAGCGGCTCGCCACTCGCGGCGGCGAGCGGCTGCCACTCAACCCCAAGGAGCTGGCGGTCCTCGAGTACCTCATGACCGCCGAGGGCCGGGTGGTACCGACCGAGGAGCTGCTGGAGCGGGTGTGGGACGACGCAACGGACCCGTTCACCAACACCGTCAAGACGACGATCAACCGGCTGCGCGCGAAGCTGGGGTCCCCGCCCGTGATCGAGACGGTACCCCGCGGCGGGTACCGGATCTGA
- a CDS encoding HAMP domain-containing sensor histidine kinase, translating to MRSFPLTATHLTRARAAALLRPRRVRMRLTLLYGGLFVLSGAVLLTVTYLLVASSTGGPVLVSGYQESSESGEPPRRSRLIGDGQPASADRLTEGLRQQAARTHEEMMSRLLFESAIALAVTAVIAIWLGWVVAGRVLHPLRSMTTAIQQITARNVHERLAVDGPRDELKDLADTVDGLLGRLETALDSHRRFVANAAHELRTPLTLEHALLEESLIDGAPTVESFRSNFERLLAISKQQGRLLESLLFLATSERGLEQPEPLELAHLADEIVRTFRPAAERRGLRLVADVEPAALHGDPVLVERLLANLLDNAIDYNHPDGQVEITIGTRSGRAFVRVANTGPQVPADQVDRLFNPFQRMRRNADDGHHGLGLSIVRSIATAHDAELTAQDRPDGGLVVQVVFPAQRKLTGAATRAVTRKADKSK from the coding sequence ATGCGCTCGTTCCCGCTGACCGCGACCCACCTCACCCGTGCCCGGGCCGCCGCGCTGCTGCGGCCCCGGCGGGTACGCATGCGCCTCACCCTGCTGTACGGAGGGCTGTTCGTCCTGTCCGGCGCCGTCCTGCTCACCGTCACCTATCTGCTCGTGGCCAGCTCCACCGGCGGCCCAGTCCTGGTCAGCGGCTACCAGGAGTCGTCGGAGTCGGGTGAGCCGCCGCGCCGCAGCCGGTTGATCGGCGACGGCCAACCGGCGTCGGCCGACCGGCTTACGGAAGGGCTGCGCCAGCAGGCCGCCCGTACCCACGAGGAAATGATGAGCCGGCTGCTGTTCGAGTCGGCGATCGCCCTCGCGGTCACGGCGGTGATCGCGATCTGGCTCGGCTGGGTGGTCGCCGGCCGCGTGCTGCACCCGCTGCGCTCCATGACCACCGCCATCCAGCAGATCACGGCACGCAATGTGCACGAGCGGCTGGCCGTCGACGGCCCGCGCGACGAGCTGAAGGACCTCGCCGACACGGTGGACGGCCTGCTCGGCCGACTGGAGACGGCCCTGGACTCCCATAGACGCTTCGTCGCCAACGCCGCGCACGAACTGCGCACCCCGCTCACGCTGGAGCACGCGCTGCTCGAGGAGTCCCTCATCGACGGCGCCCCGACGGTCGAGTCCTTCCGCAGCAACTTCGAGCGGCTGCTGGCGATCAGCAAGCAGCAGGGCCGACTGCTGGAGTCGCTGCTGTTCCTGGCGACCAGCGAGCGCGGCCTCGAGCAGCCGGAGCCGCTGGAGCTGGCGCACCTCGCCGACGAAATCGTACGTACCTTCCGCCCGGCCGCCGAACGGCGCGGCCTGCGGCTCGTCGCCGATGTCGAGCCCGCCGCCCTGCACGGTGACCCAGTGCTGGTGGAACGGCTGCTGGCCAACCTCCTCGACAACGCGATCGACTACAACCACCCCGACGGGCAGGTGGAGATCACCATCGGCACCCGCTCCGGCCGGGCCTTCGTCCGGGTCGCCAACACCGGTCCGCAGGTCCCCGCGGACCAGGTCGACCGGCTGTTCAACCCCTTCCAGCGGATGCGCCGCAACGCCGACGACGGCCACCACGGCCTCGGCCTGTCCATCGTCCGCTCCATCGCCACCGCACACGACGCCGAACTCACGGCGCAGGACCGCCCGGACGGCGGCCTGGTCGTGCAGGTGGTCTTTCCCGCACAGCGCAAGCTCACCGGCGCTGCGACGAGAGCGGTGACAAGAAAGGCCGACAAGTCCAAATAG
- a CDS encoding MbtH family protein produces the protein MANPFDDENGSFLVLVNDENQHSLWPAFAEVPDGWKVVFGEGMRAACMSYIEENWTDMRPRSLAEAMDAADGENVTAESVN, from the coding sequence ATGGCGAATCCCTTTGACGACGAGAACGGCTCCTTTCTGGTGCTGGTGAACGACGAAAACCAGCATTCTCTCTGGCCCGCATTCGCCGAGGTGCCGGACGGCTGGAAGGTCGTTTTCGGCGAGGGAATGCGAGCGGCCTGCATGTCGTACATCGAGGAGAACTGGACGGACATGCGTCCCAGGAGCCTCGCCGAGGCGATGGACGCGGCCGACGGCGAGAACGTCACGGCCGAATCCGTCAACTGA